A single window of Eucalyptus grandis isolate ANBG69807.140 chromosome 1, ASM1654582v1, whole genome shotgun sequence DNA harbors:
- the LOC104438504 gene encoding histone deacetylase HDT1 produces MEFWGVEVKSGEPLNVEPGAETVVHLSQACLGETKEKTKESVLLYVHIGVQKLVLGTLSADKFPQIPFDLVFEKSFKLSHNWKNGSVFFSGYKTLLPCGSDADSPYSDSDTDEGLPINVTAQADVPAKKAPVTANANAAKPNLASAKQKVKIVESNEDGKNEGDDDEDADVSSDDDAEDDSGDEDMVDGGDESSDEDDDDSEEGESSEEEEPKAQPSKKRPADSVLKTPASDKKSKLETPQKTDGKKASEHVATPYPSKQAGKVIASKGQAKQQTPNSNEFSCKPCNRSFKSDQALQSHNKAKHGGS; encoded by the exons ATGGAGTTCTGGg GTGTGGAAGTCAAAAGTGGGGAACCCCTCAATGTCGAACCTGGGGCTGAAACAGTTGTGCATTTGTCACAG GCCTGTCTCGGAGAAaccaaggaaaaaacaaaggaatcTGTACTTCTGTATGTCCATATTGGGGTTCAGAAACTCGTCCTCGGAACTCTCTCTGCTGATAAGTTTCCCCAGATACCTTTTGATCTGGTGTTTGAGAAAAGTTTTAAGCTTTCTCACAATTGGAAAAATGGAAGCGTCTTCTTCAGTGGATATAAGACACTACTTCCATGTGG ATCCGACGCTGACAGTCCAT ATTCTGACTCCGACACTGATGAGGGTCTTCCAATTAATGTTACTG CCCAAGCTGATGTACCTGCGAAAAAAGCACCAGTGACTGCTAATGCCAATGCAGCAAAGCCCAACCTGGCTTCTGCTAAGCAAAAGGTAAAGATTGTTGAATCAAACGAGGATGGGAAAAATGAAGGGGACGATGATGAAGATGCTGATGTATCTTCAGATGATGATGCTGaggatgattctggtgatgag GACATGGTCGATGGAGGTGATGAAAGTAgcgatgaagatgatgatgacagTGAGGAAGGGGAAAGTTCTGAAGAGGAAGAGCCTAAG GCTCAACCAAGTAAGAAGAGACCTGCTGATTCTGTACTGAAAACCCCTGCGTCAGATAAGAAATCAAAACTGGAAACTCCTCAAAAGACTG ATGGCAAGAAGGCCAGTGAGCATGTAGCAACTCCATACCCTTCTAAGCAAGCTGGGAAGGTGATTGCCAGTAAAGGTCAAGCTAAGCAACAAACACCAAACTCCAACGAGTTCTCGTGCAAACCTTGCAACCG GTCATTTAAGTCGGATCAGGCTCTTCAATCTCACAACAAAGCGAAGCATGGTGGAAGCTAA